The sequence GTGAAGGTTTTCTCAAATCACAATCAATTAAAATAACTTTTTTATCTGCCTGTGCAAAACTTAAAGCTAAATTTCCTGATATTGTTGATTTTCCCTCCCCTGGCTCAGAACTTGTTACAAGAATTGTTCGCATCTCTTTATCATATGAAGAATACTGAATATTGGTTCTTAACTCTCTAAAAGATTCTGCTGATATTGATTTTGGTTTCCTTTCTATTATAAACATCAAATTTCCCCCACACCATTTTAATTCCATTATATGTAAATAAATTTCATGTGTCAATATATGGATGAGGCTAGTCGTATAAATCATACTTTACAATAAACCGAGTAGATGGAATTATAAAAAACCTCTCTACAATTCTATTACGAATTATAGAGAGGTTTTTTAGCCTTTAATTTAGTACTTAATTTATATATATATAAACATCAATTTAGTTATCTAACTTATGTAGATAAACATGCAGCATTTACAAAAAAGCTATCTTGCATGCTTATCTCCAAAAAGTAACAAAAAGGTTTTTAAAATTAATTTTATATCTAAGGCAATACTCTTTCTATGAACATAATTTATATCCATTTCCATCCACTTTTTAAATGAAACATCATTTCTGCCTGAAACCTGCCAAATACATGTAATTCCAGGTTTGACTTCAAGCCTTTCTAACATCCAAGGTTCAAACTGATCTACTTCTTTAGGTAAAGAAGGTCTTGGCCCAACTATGCTCATTTCACCTTTAATCACATTTAAAAATTGAGGCAATTCATCAATACTAGTTTTTCTTATAAATCTTCCTATCCTAGTAACTCTTGGATCCTCTTTCATCTTAAACATAGGTCCACTCATCTCATTGCATTTTTCTAAATTCTTTTTCATTTCTTCTGCATCAGGTACCATAGATCTAAACTTGTACATCTTAAACCTTTTGCCTTTCATTCCAACTCTTTCTTGGACAAATACTATAGGTCCTCTGGATTCAAGTTTTATAGCAATAGCTACAATTAAAAGAAGTGGACTTAAAACTATAATTCCTAAAGATGATAAAACTATATCCATTATTCTTTTGATTGCACTGTAAAAGATGTTGTCTTTGGTATCAGTATCCACACACTCTTTCTCACTTAAGCTTTCCATTCTATCCCCTCACCCTTAATAAATACACTCTATTTAAAAAATGAAAATATACCTTTTTTATCACTTATTTTCATACCATCAAAAATCACATCTTTATTTTTTAACATTTTATCAGCACTTTCAATAAAGCTTTCTTTATTAGTTTTAGTTTTTTTCTCTATTATTTTCATTGCTCCACTAAGTCCCATACATCTGCTTCTTGTATTATGTGCATCAGATCCAATGAAATTATATATGTTATGATTAGTGAATATTTCTGCTGTTTTCTTAACTTTAGATCCAAAAACACCTTCAATACTGCCTGAATCTAATTGAAACAGATATCCTTCATCTATAAATTTATTAATTTCTGAAGGTTTTTCTATAAATGTATTATATCTTTCAGGATGTGCAATTATAGGAACTATTCCCTTAAGTTGCAACTCATATAGTAACTCAAAGGTCTCTTTTGGAAATTTAGTTACTGGGAATTCTATAAGCATATATTTTGAATCGTTTATTGTGCCTATAATACCAGATTTATAATCCTCAATAATATCTTCTGAAAAAAATACTTCTTGCCCATGATATATCTCAATATTTATTCCTTCTTGCTTACAAAGATTATTTATTTGAACTGTTAAATCTTTTACTTGTTGATAAGGGGCTTCTGCATACTCTAAGCAATAGTGTGGTGTAGCCACTATCTTTTTCACACCATCTTGCTCTGCGTGTTTTAACATTTCTAAAGTTATATCAACACTTTTTGCTCCATCATCTATTCCTGGAAGTACATGTGAATGAGTATCTATCATTTACCTACCTCCTATTTTTCATTACTATAGTAATAATAATGTTTTCTTGATCTTTCCACTCCATTTATAACAGTTCCTAGAATTTTTGCTCCTACCATATCCAATAATCCCTTAGCTCTCAGTACTGCATCCTTTTTTGTAGCTTCTGCTCTAACAACCAAGATTGTTCCATCTGCCTTTCTCGATAGAACTTGTGCATCTGTAACTGCTAATACAGGACTTGTATCCAAAATCACAATATCATAATGATCTTTTATTTCTTCTAATAATTTTTCCATGGCTTTTGACCCTAGCATTTCTGACGGATTTGGTGGAATCTTTCCTGCTGTTAATATGTCTAATCTGTTCCCATACTTATTTACAGCTTCTTCAACCTTCATCTTGCCTATTAGTACATCAGAAAGTCCTAATGCGTTAGATATCTTAAACTTTTTATGTATTGAAGGTTTTCTTAAGTCACAATCAATTAAAATAACACTTTTACCAGCTTGTCCAAAGGATAAGGCTAAATTTCCAGAAGTAGTTGATTTCCCTTCTCCAGGTTCAGAACTGGTTACAAGAATTGTTCTTATCTCTTTATCAAATAAAGAATATTGTATATTAGTTCTTAACGTTCTATAAGATTCTGCGGGTATTGACTTTGGCTTTGTTTCTACTATAAACATACTTTTTTCTCCTTACTTAACTTTCTCTGTATTCGGTATTTCTCCAATAACAGGTATTCCCAATATTGTTTCCAACTCTTCTTTTGATTTAAAGGTTGTATCAGTAACTTCAAGGAAAAATGCCAATCCAATTCCCACTATAAGCCCTAATAATAGGCCAATAGATATATTGAGCTTTTTATTAGGACTAGAAGGGCCTTCTGGAAGCCTTACAGTTTCTACCACCTTAACATTAGCATTAGAAATTAAATCTTTTGAAGTCTTAACAAACTCATCAGTTATGGCTCCTACAATGTCCTTAGCCTGATTTTTATCAGTACCTGTATAGCTTATCTCTAATATTTGAGTATTAGCAATTGGATTAACTGATAATTTACTTAATACACTTCCAGCATCTACGTTAAGTTTTTTAGTTTCTATTGCTCTTGTTACTAAATCACTTGTTTCTATTACATCTGTATAAGTCTTTAATAATTGTTGATACATCTGTATATCACTAGCATTGTAGCTATTATTTTTAGTATTCTCTTCTTTTCCTACAAATAGCTTAGTTTTAGCTTCGTATTTTGGCTTAATAAAAAAGAAAGTTGCCACTGTAGCTACTAATGTAAATGCTAAAACAATTGATATAATTAATTTCCATCTCTTTTTTATTATATCAATAATATTTTCTAAATTTATATTTTCTTGTTGCATGCTTTACCTCCAAAAATGACTGATATTGGTTTATTTCTAATTTGTTTTTGTATATTGCTTTATTACCTCACTAATAACTTGTGTATAAATCTTGTATCCATTATCATTAGGTAATACTCCCACAGTTAACTCACTTTGATTACCAGTATTTAAAAATGCTGTTTTTACATCTGCTGCTATCAATGTGTTTTCCTTTACTACACTTAATATTTGATTTCTATAATCACTTTCAAGATTAAGTGTATTTGGTAATATTGGTATTATAACTGCTTTACTATTTTTACTTTTTATATTTTTAATTAAGTCAGTATATCCTTGCTTAAAATCTTGTAAAGTAACTCCCTTATTTCGGTCACTTTGACCAAAACAAGTTAAAATCAAATCAAAACTATGTATGTCATTACTTGCTAAAATTTCATTTCCACGAATTATAGTGCAGCCCTGTTCTCCTAAATTCTTCAATTGAGAATCACTTTTATACGTGTTCTTAATCAAGTTAACCAAGTTCTTATCCCAAGAACCATCTGTTGTATCTTTTCCTTGACTTAAAGCGAGTCCATCTCCTAGTACAAGTATGTTAATTGATTTTCCCTTTTGAAGCTTTTGGTTAAAATCAAGATTTTCCTCAGTAGCTGCTGTTTCCTTCACTTCTTTTTCTGCTTCTTTGACTTCTTTTTGCGCTTGTCCTAGTTCTGATTTCTTTTGATCTATAATATTTTTTTGTAACCATTCAGCATATTCTTGTTTATCTTTATTTTGTAATTCATTACTCTTTTTTATTCCAAATACTGAAACTATTACTAAACTTATAAATAGAAACGTTATTATAACAACTCCTATTTTCTTATTCATGAAATTATCTCCCCCTATTATACCCTTAAATAGTATCTATGATAATTAACTTAATATAAATCATCTTCAAAAAAACTTCCATATATAGTTTTTTCTACTATAGTATTATACACTATAAATGTATAAAATTAAAAGCATCTTTATTATATTTCATCAAAATAAAACTATTTTGTAACGATTTTTTCCGTTTTTAATGGTAGACATCCTTTAATGCTTTTCTTTTCACTCTTTTTCTAAAAACTTAAAATAACTAAAAAGAAATTATAAAAATCACTGTACGAAAATATTTTCTTTCGTACAGTGTTTGTACTTATATATTTATTCTTCTAATATAAATTATTTTAATAGTACTGCGTACTTTTTTCATCGGTAAAATGAATTTGGTTGTGCTACGCACTTTATTTATCGGTGAAATGAATTTGGTTGTGCTACGCACTTTATTTATCGGTGTACATTTTTTCGTAATACTTTTGGTAATTGCCGGAAGTTACATTTTTCATCCATTCTTTATTATCTAGGTACCATTTAATAGTTTTCTTTATTCCAACTTCAAAAGTAGTTTCTGGATACCATCCTAATTCTTCTTTTATCTTATCTGGAGCTATTCCATATCTTCTATCGTGGCCTTTTCTATCTTCAACGTATTTGATTAAGCTTTCAGTTACCTCCTTATCTACATTTTCATTAATGTAAGATATAACTGTTTTTACTATTTGTATGTTAGTTCTTTCATTATGTCCACCAACATTATACACTTCACCAAATCTGCCTTCATTAATAACCATATCAATTGCTTTAGCATGATCTTCTACAAATAACCAATCTCTTATGTTCATTCCATCTCCATATACTGGTAGTTCATTGTGCTGTAAGCAATTATTAATTAATAATGGTATTAACTTTTCTGGGAATTGGAATGGACCATAATTATTTGAACATCTTGTTATGTTAACTGGCATGTTGTAAGTATCATGATAGGCCTTAACCATTAAATCTGAGCCAGCCTTACTTGATGAATATGGACTATGAGGATCTAATGGTGTTGTTTCCATGAAGAAACCTTCTGCCCCTAATGATCCGTATACTTCATCTGTTGATACATGAAGGAATTTAACACCTTCTTTAAATCCATCTGCTGTTTCCCAAGCATTTTTTGCACAATTAAGCATGTTAACTGTTCCTAGTACATTGGTCTTAGCAAATATTTCTGGTTCTATTATACTTCTATCAACATGTGATTCTGCAGCAAAATGAACAACATAATTTATATCATTAGCTTCAAAAAGACTTGAAACTAATTCTTTATCACAAATATCTCCTTGAACAAATGTATGTCTTGCATCATTTTCTATAGATTTAAGATTTTCCAAATTTCCTGCATAAGTTAACTTATCTAAATTGATTATTTTAATATCCTCGTATTTATTCAACATGTATAAAACAAAATTCGATCCTATAAATCCTGCTCCACCTGTAACCAAATATGTCTTCATTACTAATCTCCTTTTCCACTTAAAATATTCTCTTTTATTCTTACAAACTTAGTTTATAGTTTGAAGTTTGCACTATTTTACTTTTGTTTGCTCATAAATGCTTTTATTGCATCTTTCCAATCTCTCATTTCATCACCAACAGTACTTCTTAACATCATATTATCAAGTGATGAATACTCTGGTCTCTTTGCAGGAGTTTTATATTCTTCTGATGTACATGGGTTAACTTCACATTTTTCTCCTGATAATTCAATTATCATTTTAGCAAAATCATACCAAGTACATTCTCCCTTGCCAGTACAGTGGTATACTCCATATTCTTCAGTCTCAATAAGTTTTAAAATATGATAAGCTAAGTCATTTGCATGAGTTGGATTTCCTCTTTGATCATTAACAACCTTAAGCATATCTTTATCTTTTCCAAGCTTCATCATTGTGTAAACAAAATTATGTCCTACATATCCATAAAGCCAAGCAGTTCTTACTATAAAATATTTTGAAGAAAATTCACTTACATATTTTTCCCCTAA comes from Clostridium sp. TW13 and encodes:
- a CDS encoding sugar transferase; translation: MESLSEKECVDTDTKDNIFYSAIKRIMDIVLSSLGIIVLSPLLLIVAIAIKLESRGPIVFVQERVGMKGKRFKMYKFRSMVPDAEEMKKNLEKCNEMSGPMFKMKEDPRVTRIGRFIRKTSIDELPQFLNVIKGEMSIVGPRPSLPKEVDQFEPWMLERLEVKPGITCIWQVSGRNDVSFKKWMEMDINYVHRKSIALDIKLILKTFLLLFGDKHAR
- a CDS encoding tyrosine-protein phosphatase, coding for MIDTHSHVLPGIDDGAKSVDITLEMLKHAEQDGVKKIVATPHYCLEYAEAPYQQVKDLTVQINNLCKQEGINIEIYHGQEVFFSEDIIEDYKSGIIGTINDSKYMLIEFPVTKFPKETFELLYELQLKGIVPIIAHPERYNTFIEKPSEINKFIDEGYLFQLDSGSIEGVFGSKVKKTAEIFTNHNIYNFIGSDAHNTRSRCMGLSGAMKIIEKKTKTNKESFIESADKMLKNKDVIFDGMKISDKKGIFSFFK
- a CDS encoding CpsD/CapB family tyrosine-protein kinase, with protein sequence MFIVETKPKSIPAESYRTLRTNIQYSLFDKEIRTILVTSSEPGEGKSTTSGNLALSFGQAGKSVILIDCDLRKPSIHKKFKISNALGLSDVLIGKMKVEEAVNKYGNRLDILTAGKIPPNPSEMLGSKAMEKLLEEIKDHYDIVILDTSPVLAVTDAQVLSRKADGTILVVRAEATKKDAVLRAKGLLDMVGAKILGTVINGVERSRKHYYYYSNEK
- a CDS encoding YveK family protein gives rise to the protein MQQENINLENIIDIIKKRWKLIISIVLAFTLVATVATFFFIKPKYEAKTKLFVGKEENTKNNSYNASDIQMYQQLLKTYTDVIETSDLVTRAIETKKLNVDAGSVLSKLSVNPIANTQILEISYTGTDKNQAKDIVGAITDEFVKTSKDLISNANVKVVETVRLPEGPSSPNKKLNISIGLLLGLIVGIGLAFFLEVTDTTFKSKEELETILGIPVIGEIPNTEKVK
- a CDS encoding SGNH/GDSL hydrolase family protein; its protein translation is MNKKIGVVIITFLFISLVIVSVFGIKKSNELQNKDKQEYAEWLQKNIIDQKKSELGQAQKEVKEAEKEVKETAATEENLDFNQKLQKGKSINILVLGDGLALSQGKDTTDGSWDKNLVNLIKNTYKSDSQLKNLGEQGCTIIRGNEILASNDIHSFDLILTCFGQSDRNKGVTLQDFKQGYTDLIKNIKSKNSKAVIIPILPNTLNLESDYRNQILSVVKENTLIAADVKTAFLNTGNQSELTVGVLPNDNGYKIYTQVISEVIKQYTKTN
- the rfbB gene encoding dTDP-glucose 4,6-dehydratase: MKTYLVTGGAGFIGSNFVLYMLNKYEDIKIINLDKLTYAGNLENLKSIENDARHTFVQGDICDKELVSSLFEANDINYVVHFAAESHVDRSIIEPEIFAKTNVLGTVNMLNCAKNAWETADGFKEGVKFLHVSTDEVYGSLGAEGFFMETTPLDPHSPYSSSKAGSDLMVKAYHDTYNMPVNITRCSNNYGPFQFPEKLIPLLINNCLQHNELPVYGDGMNIRDWLFVEDHAKAIDMVINEGRFGEVYNVGGHNERTNIQIVKTVISYINENVDKEVTESLIKYVEDRKGHDRRYGIAPDKIKEELGWYPETTFEVGIKKTIKWYLDNKEWMKNVTSGNYQKYYEKMYTDK
- the rfbD gene encoding dTDP-4-dehydrorhamnose reductase — translated: MKILITGSKGQLGNELQDIINSGRAEIGAVSEVIKKSEVVPLDVDKLDITNLVQVNEILNDLRPDVVINCAAATNVDGCESNEDFAFKVNSIGPRNLAIVCEKIGAKLVQVSTDYVFSGVGNKPLTEYDLTAPYSVYGKTKLLGEKYVSEFSSKYFIVRTAWLYGYVGHNFVYTMMKLGKDKDMLKVVNDQRGNPTHANDLAYHILKLIETEEYGVYHCTGKGECTWYDFAKMIIELSGEKCEVNPCTSEEYKTPAKRPEYSSLDNMMLRSTVGDEMRDWKDAIKAFMSKQK